In Planococcus citri chromosome 4, ihPlaCitr1.1, whole genome shotgun sequence, the genomic window TATTTCGCATTATATAACACGATCATAATATTCCTAAAAGACTCGCTCAGTATTAAAAGCAGCGTAGGTGTCGTTTCATCGGTTGCTAAGTGTGCCATTCGTACCAGCACTCAACCTCATTAAAACCGTAGAATTATAATCGTATATTGAGTTTTGGTAGCATTTAGAGGTTagtttttgctagaaatttacCTTTTATAGTGGTATTTTGTTACTCAGCTTTTGCCACGTTGGGTAAGCCCGATGGCAAGAGGACACCAGAAACTACAGTCTCAGGCGAAAGCCAACGAGAAAGCTgctaaaatgaaaaagcagcAAGGTCACAATGCTAACGAACAGAAAAAAGCTGCACAAAAAGCACTCGTACACGTTTGTGTTGTTTGTAAGGTACGTataaaatcaaatcgaatcataTAATATCACAATTTGCAGCTACGTTTACTTATAATTGTTTTGCTATTTCTGTATAGGCGCAGATGCCTGATCCTAAAACGTACAAACAACACTTTGAAAACAAGCATCCGAAAAATGATATGCCTGATGACCTGAAATCTGTAACGGCTTGACGCTGCTTCAATATTGTTGAAACTATTCTTACGGTTTGTTGAATAataatttgtttactttttcatttatatacctacgtattttttttttttttttgttaaaaattagtattgtattttcccctcattttttttatttgtatttcgtGAAATTCGTCATGTAACCGACTATGTTTCAATTTGCTGATGCTTATCCCACATTACCTCATTCGAAATTTGTACGACTCGAACATGTAGTATGtattaaatttaaatcatttcctaggtacaaattttttcgtatgtaaactaattgaaatattttcgcattgtaattatcaaaatttattgtgtGATACTTTAATTAAATCGAATATGTGTAACGGTGTCtcattttcattcatattttggTGTTGGTTATATATTGAATTACTCGGTTAACATTTCGTACGCTTTGTTCGTGCGGTCATTGACATCGTAATTCAAAAATCCATCCATCTATGTAGTGGCTTTGCACTTTGTACATTCGTGAATGATATGATCgatcaaaattcttcttttgaattgtttgaagaaatttaatcgtatttatttttaattttgcatgATAACTATACGCTAATTGCTTACACCCTGTTGAAATTCTCAGCATAATTCTTCTTGACTCTTGAGTgagacgaatttcaaaaattaattcaatggTTTTGACTGAAAGACATCAAACATCAAACGACTTTTTTTGCTGATACATATACTATTTCctcttttttgttgaaaatacgaTTGCAATTTGCATAAATGCATTTGAGTTCTGgcagtacagggtgcccagaaatatcgtgaacccctaaaaaagttttctgctaaatatttcggttgatcacactgaatgataataatgatagcacttgattggttgttagactaaGGTGATAATAAGTGCACCAATCATACATCTATTTCATGttaccaacctatatttttaattaaaaaaattctttggagttcatgatatttctgggcaccctgtatacattttttcaaacatgctcaaattcgaatcatttagttgaaaatttgagttgaaaactattatcaaaaattcataataaaaaatatcgCGTATCACGATTTGCTCGCCCCTTTTCAGTAAATAACATTAAAGTAAACTGAAAAATCCACCAGATGTCAGCCACTTTGCATATGGTGATGTGAAAGATGCACAGATCGATGAATATTgattaaataacaaaaatttatcacatttttcgatttttttcaacaaatttctcatttcttgaaaataagatTAGTAGCAGTAGGACATATTATAATGTGGTTCGAAGGGAGACAGGTAATGTAAAATGTAATACCtacacaaattaatttttttttaggttcattgaacta contains:
- the LOC135844131 gene encoding zinc finger protein 706-like, producing MARGHQKLQSQAKANEKAAKMKKQQGHNANEQKKAAQKALVHVCVVCKAQMPDPKTYKQHFENKHPKNDMPDDLKSVTA